In Vicia villosa cultivar HV-30 ecotype Madison, WI linkage group LG7, Vvil1.0, whole genome shotgun sequence, the DNA window aaagagttagaacgtgaaaaacaagaagttgtgagaagaggagctgaagaacgtaaagagagaaccaaagaggaagaggaaccaattcaagaatttggctaaggtaaggggggacttatctgattatcatctattatcgggttaggggttgataatactgaatagatgtggaattcgggtcgattgagtcatatgataggtttagggatggagtcaaattgtatgatgtttgatctctatgtttgaatctatgatgtctgcgttgttatggtctcaattgatgtgtaattggagtattatgagatgtattttgtgttgtttgtgcattctatttcccctaggttcgtactggtatgagttgggtgagtttggaatgtgtagaatgttgttttctgcaggttggggtttctgaaatcgccggttcgcgccgcgtacatagggttggcgccgcgaacaggtgggcagagtgccaggaagttgtgatacgctcaggtcgcgccgcgtacctgtgttcgcgccgcaaaggcgtaactttttctcgcttcacgccgcgtgtggatgtttgcgccgcgaacagcttggcagggaGCCAAGGAatttttggaacgctcagttcgcgccgtgaactgatgatggcgccgcgtgctgttggttttTGAGATATTattgaaagttcaaagatgcataactttttaactgttggtccgtttgatgtgccgtttcgagctaaacgaaccttataggataatctatatgatgatgattgaatggtttttagaatgatgaaaatacatgtatgctattcttattgaatttgatgattggtgcaaatatgtgtatgttttgtatatggtGATGGAatggtgattgaatgatgttaatatatatgaacatacttgaatgatgatgatgatgttgatgattgatgatgatgatgatggtataagtatgttgtatatgttgcattcattcatgttcattgatgatactgtatccataagggtgtgttggatcagtgaagggcatgattcccattgtgtggaatctgtgctggcagggccgtatcttgaacgatgttggatcggtcatgggttattcccatttgatgatgatggtaccacatgcatagtgtcagttcatacatatgcataatttataacatgattggatgcattccagtgttgtaaatgttgatgatgtgttgattgttgtttgattgttgtgaatatctgtttatgaaacaattgggtgaatgatacaactgtgatgtgttattgctttataaccttataacatttgttaattatgatgagactcacccttacatgttgtcattttcagattgaggatagcggctgttcgactcggtgaggattagctcatgagtcagtgtcttagttagcgtcaggtgtcatgctctgatagttgtaacattggggacgcgattgtttagagtttatgattatgactctagttatgttttgatgttttgaaggataagttttaaagatgttaaacttagtccgtttttgataaatttccgctgtgtgaacatgaaacgttttaatttatgatgattacctcagtgaatgcatgacatgactgactgatgtttatttattatgaattgtggcacccttatttcatgtactctaaataattgttttaaaattgccgcggggttagtaaggggtgttacaaataaCATGCAGGCTGCGTATAGAATTTATTTTCAAGATGAAGGTGAAAAGTTTACATTTGAGTCTGCTTGGAGATTATTGAAAGATGAACCTAAATGGCTCGCAGGTTCATCAGAAGCTTCTGCAAAAAGAACAAAGAATTCAGCATCTGGAGCATATTCTTCGTCTTCTAACCCACCGACACCAATGAGCAGCGAATACAATCCATCATCACCTACTCTGTTACGTCGTCCAATCGGTCAAAAGACAGCCAAAAGGAAGGAGAAAGAAAAGATGGTGGAAATGTCTATTCCAAATGTTAAATATGATGAATTCAAagatgaattcaaaaagaaaactAATTTGATGTCAGTGTTTGCACAAGACTATGCACGTATTGAGAGTGAAAAACTCGAGATTGAAAGAAAAAAGGTTGAAGCAAAGATTAAGAAGGCCGAGATGAAAGAGGAAATATTGAAGATTGATGATCTACAAATTGTCTCAAAGGATACATCAAATATGAATTCAAGATAACTACAAGCTCATGATTTATTGTGCGACGTGATTCGGAAAAATATGGCCTTAATTAAttgtattatgtattttgaatatttttagtatGATTATGTATTTTGAAACTAGTTGTTATTATTATAATTGATATGGTTATGTATTTtgaaactagccgttattcaaactagccgttattcaaactagtccTATAAATAATCATTAGTAACACAATAAGTTTCACAATCATTCTCAAcctctttaactttttacaaatTGTTGTCATCCTATTCAATATTAAATTTCTTTTCTCATGGATCCTTCTAATCCTTCCCACATCGCAAAAAtgttcatggattatatgaatgatGGTATGGATGAAGAACTCGTGAGACTTTTTTTTGAAAGTCAAAATCAAGAAGAAGCCTCAAGCTCTAGAAGGCCAAGACGTCAAAGAAGGAATATAGAGAGGAATCGTGAAGAGGGACATGATCGATTGTTCAATGATTATTTTTCAGAAACTCCAGTATACACAAATGAATAATTTCGTCGAAGATACCGAATGCATAAACATGTGTTCCTTCGTATTGTGGAAGCTTTGGGTCAACATGATGAGTATTTCTGAATGAGGGTTGATGCAACTGGTAGATCAAGTCTTTCACCGCTACAAAAATGCACTGTTGTTATTCGTATGTTGGCATATGGAACGTCTACTGATAGTGTGGATGACTATTTAATAATCGGTGAAACTACAACACTAAAATGTGTTGATAAGTTTACAAGAGGCGTAATCATCGTATTTGGAGCACAATATTTACGAAGGCCATACGCTCAAGATATTGAACACTTACTTCAGATGGGGGAGGCGCGAGGCTTTCCAGGTATGTTAGGTAGCATTGATTGTATGCACTGGGAATGGAAAAATTGTCCTGTTGCATTGAAAGGGCAATATGTTCGAGGCGATCATGGAAAACCCACTGCTATGCTTGAAGCAGTAGCTTCACAAGACTTATGGATTTGGCATGCATTCTTTGGGGTAGCGGGTTCAAATAATGATATTAATGTGTTGAACCAATCCAATGTCTTCAACGATATTCTGCAAGGGAGAGCTCCTGAGGTTCATTATACAATCAATCATACTGAATACAACATGGGCTATTACTTCTCAGATGACATTTATCCTGAATGGGCCACATTTGTGAAAAGTATCCCAATGCCGCAAGGGGATAAGAGAAAATTGTTTGCCCAACATCAAGAATGAGCAAGAAAGGATATTAAACGTGCATTTGGGGTTCTCCAGTCGCGATTTGCAATCATACGTAACCCGGCTCGATCTTGGCACTTAGATGCACTCCAACGTATTATGGATATATGTATCATATTACACAACatgattgttgaagatgaacgTTCCACATATGGTGGaaacttttatttttcttatgaTCATTTAGGCAACGACACGACAACATTGCCGAATGATTCTAATATTGATTTTCAAGAGTTCTTACGTAGAACATTTGATGTTTGTGATAAACAAATCCATCGACACCTTCAACAAGACTTGATAGAACACATATGGCAACGTTTTGGGAATgagaataacaacaattaaaaattgtcttaaatttatctttttcttatttttcgtGTTAGtgatgtattttttaatttatatatttttttaatttaattttaattaattatttgtgctatgtattgttttatttaatatatatttattttagtcttattatattttgatatatttgaatgaattttttaattatattttatgtaATATATTGTATGGTTTAGTGGGACCCATTTTAAACTTTTTGATGAGTTAAATGGATATTTGAGAATTGTAGATGggttatttaaataattggaaagtgtgaaataatataaaaaaataagtgGGTCCCATTTAAAGAATTCAAATGGGTATGATGGATGTGAGTGCTCTTATATATGAAAATGTgagaattaattattaattatttaattgtaatcGAGTAGATCTATCTAGctgaaggatataaaaacacttagaaagggggggtttgaataagtgtgactttaaaaactcttaagataaaaacaatgaacacaattatttttatcctggttcgttgttaacgaaattattccagtccacccccttagagtgatttacctcaactgaggatttaatccactaatcaatctgattccaatggttttccacttagataacctctaagtcttctagagtattctgatcacaacttgatcactttaggaaatcaccacttagataacctctaagtcttctagagtctactgatctaactgatcactctaagaaccttttacaatcaatgtaaaataaagtttacaagagtttgaattgcttcttatcaagctataatcacaacagtgatatttctcttaagttctaagcttaacactcactaaatattacaagagtttgtgaggttgaagatgaagttcgtaagctttgaatttaacagcgtttcagtatttttgcaagagttggttttttgcttctaatcagaacttccatatttataagcgtttaagaagatgaccgttgggttgcatttaatgcattgcgtgaatggtacaacgctgcatttaatgtttcacacttttgtcaactacctcgagccatttgtagcttctaacgttccttttgtcagtcagaaaTTAGACTTAATagtctgtcatcttgtacttgcttctgatctcaaatttgtgaatacaatgtttgaatatcatagtcaatcagcttggtgcagagcatcttcttgtcttctgactttgaagagcttaagCGTGATACCGTTTagaacatcagtgcttctgcttctgacttcatattcttctgatgcttcatagttcatgttctgattttgcttgaccatcttctgatgtcttgccagagcatgttctgatgtagccatccagaaccttctgagtcagtgcttctgagcgctgaattgtgcatactctttatatatttcctgaaatggaaaatgtacaggattagagtaccacactgtcttatacaaaattcatatatattgttatcatcaaaacaagaatattgatcagaataaatcttgttctaacactagcTAATAAAGCAGAGAGAAAAAACCAAAGGTTTTTAAGTGGTAAGTCACATGCCACACTAAAACATATGTTTCAGTCTCAACCTTTCATTTAAATCTAATGGTTGATAATTAATTCTCATATAAGTTTTTCATTATCATAAGATATGCTCCTCTATAACCAAACAATTGAGCTATAATAATTGGTCAGTACTATGTTCTCTTAGCACAAACTCTAAATTACTAGGACCCCATTTCCATAGAAACAAGAGTGCataaagtaaatatatatatatatatatatatatatatatatatatatatatatatatatatatatatatatatatatatatatatatatatatatatatatatatatatatatggggacgactcaagtgagaacacttggttattataagaaatgagaacaatgaatcacgaccatcaaaatttgattttgttgattttaatggtcttgattggtttctctttctagaatccttaatatttattttaagtcaacatagaaagagaaaccaatccagttcattaaaatcaacaaaatcaaaatttaatggtcgtgattcattgttctcatttctcataataaccaagtgttctcacttgagtcgtccccctatatatatatatatatatatatatatatatatatatatatatatatatatatatatatatatatatatatatatatatatatatatatatatatatatgattcaatAGCTTGAACACATCAATGATCGGTCcgaattttaaaatattgatcGAGATAGTTCATATGAGAGGTTGGAGCAACTTGTGGTTAGAGATAGATTCCAAGCTTGTGTCCTTAGCCTTCAAGAACTCTTCATCCATCCCTTGGAGACTCGCACAAATGGTTCGACTGCCTATCCATTCTGAATGGCATGAACTTTATTGTATCTCATATTGTTAGAGAAGACAACCATTATTATGCCGATATATTAACTAATTTAAGTCTCTATATGGTTAATAATGTTTGGTTTGATTCTTATCCTAACACCATTCTTAATAATTATTACTCTAGGATATAATTGACTTactgttatgaatatttatgttagtggatgtccatccatctcctagttcttcatcttcctattccatacttaatatgtgtttaatatgtatgattttctatctcccttgagtcttataaatagagacccatattacaatgtaaagcaaacatgaaagaagatgataatacaatattactttttctctcattcatctctccttcatctctatattgttttggttaatttcataacacgttatcagcacgatactctacaacgcgagtcatgatatagccaggttctccattattttctaatcttaatatatttgaaccaatataatataattcatgattttgttactattttttttcttcatataaatatgtttattctttatatattttatagatttctttgataattcttgttaaattccagaagaatttaacattaaagcatttctatatgtttgtccgaaattgaattttaacacataaaagtgttaatttaatattcaagcatccctgaaggattgcacaaagaataatttttattGACTGCTGTTTATGGAAA includes these proteins:
- the LOC131620112 gene encoding glutathione S-transferase T3-like; the protein is MPHVVKIGSSGVQSNDQEHETPQLCTQDSLENTTLGEDVASAPVVNAPKQRFQPKEDEILIQSCLNVSKDSIVGVDKKGDSFWKRIGEAFNKHRDMNYKERKPMALKGRWHKINPSVQKFVGCYKQAFSTQKSGSSENNNAAYRIYFQDEGEKFTFESAWRLLKDEPKWLAGSSEASAKRTKNSASGAYSSSSNPPTPMSSEYNPSSPTLLRRPIGQKTAKRKEKEKMVEMSIPNVKYDEFKDEFKKKTNLMSVFAQDYARIESEKLEIERKKVEAKIKKAEMKEEILKIDDLQIVSKDTSNMNSR